The following are from one region of the Mastacembelus armatus unplaced genomic scaffold, fMasArm1.2, whole genome shotgun sequence genome:
- the pwwp2a gene encoding PWWP domain-containing protein 2A: MAAVAAEPGAAAVPTTTTTAATDDESSPALDSGGPGLPGAQLEPDGPQESSPAIELAVALVEDGGDGEDRRHVRPELEPAAGKALSENTVTDELISNFPVDRVSMDRFSPGLLGDPEGRGNVSVQAAYRSILSDPQPSAVFLHSFPAPPPVTEAGLSLAEPAEPTTNVTTDRAENAGRDLGYTALVQPELRPGSTEDAMMDGTADRLSVPVSLEPGTGYGKNSAGVEELGGRGLRDTSPPCRSPKRRLMTDTVKQEKASTEDSFRPESGPDPAGDAASVVSVQDLSLGSEVRVCLDHVIDDALVVSFRLGEKVFSGVLMDVSKRFGPYGIPITMFPRRDDQTQMSLLSPSVVSDNLSTKQDEVTVNSTPPLPPHQWTSKPPPLFQEGAPYPPPLFIRDTYNQALPQPPPRKIKRPKRRYRCEEPTSIMNAIKLRPRQVLCDKCKGVVASGGHREARRGPVDLRGEEASRRRRPAEGPISSEVKRLRSDDKAGRTSTDRRSSSGIRVSSSSSSSSRRVLRGVASSSSSSSSSSSRMRLKLNSKKVLAKGSASDHSKARQVLKKLARTSQPPPLPRAKDQNQGQTQNQDRAKAVTRAATLQNHNQKVHFTRRLQHLSGATVSSSSHTALPPRMRLKPQRYRTDDSQVPCSSSSSPPKQSAHSSPPKPLSPAPTLDPAASVTPPPLSATFPSSPFSCTVSVALGTQVRSSEDGMEQGGGEGEDHVLEPTPPSSSSLDSSPSECSSTETFDVPPPGDPPSTSPAAPPPSCLSEPLCPPTSSPNSPPHRADGEEIQAGGEEEGGELKRRRKSSTSSSSSSSSSSSSVFSKSVSKCSLPDGRTVCVGDIVWAKIYGFPWWPARVLGITVSRRGDTGLAVRQEARVSWFGSPTTSFLPLAQLSPFLETFQSRFDRKRKGPYRRAIAEAASAAKQLTPEVRALLTQFET, from the exons ATGGCGGCCGTGGCTGCAGAGCCAGGAGCTGCGGCGGTTccgacaacaacaacaaccgcGGCGACGGACGATGAGAGTTCACCAGCACTCGACTCGGGCGGCCCGGGACTCCCAGGAGCCCAGTTGGAGCCCGACGGTCCGCAGGAGTCCAGCCCGGCTATAGAGCTGGCTGTGGCCCTGGTGGAGGATGGGGGGGACGGGGAGGACCGCCGCCATGTCAGGCCAGAGCTGGAGCCCGCGGCGGGAAAAGCTCTCTCTGAAAATACCGTTACCGACGAACTGATCAGTAACTTCCCAGTGGACCGGGTCAGTATGGACCGATTCTCTCCCGGACTGCTGGGGGATCCAGAGGGCCGGGGGAACGTATCTGTGCAGGCGGCGTACCGCAGCATCCTGTCGGACCCGCAGCCTTCCGCCGTCTTCCTGCACTCCTTCCCGGCTCCTCCGCCCGTCACCGAGGCCGGACTATCCCTGGCCGAACCTGCGGAACCGACCACCAACGTGACGACGGATCGGGCTGAGAACGCGGGCCGAGACCTGGGCTACACCGCTCTGGTCCAACCGGAGCTGAGGCCGGGATCCACAGAAGACGCCATGATGGACGGTACCGCGGACCGGCTGTCGGTTCCAGTCAGCCTGGAACCGGGGACCGGGTATGGTAAAAACTCAGCGGGGGTCGAAGAGCTGGGGGGCCGCGGCTTGCGGGACACATCCCCGCCTTGCCGGTCCCCTAAACGGCGGCTAATGACGGACACGGTGAAGCAGGAGAAAGCCTCAACAGAGGACTCCTTCCGACCGGAGTCGGGACCTGACCCCGCTGGCGATGCTGCTTCGGTCGTCTCCGTTCAGGATCTGAGTCTCGGGTCCGAGGTCCGGGTCTGCCTTGACCACGTAATCGATGACGCGCTGGTGGTGTCTTTCCGGCTGGGTGAGAAGGTGTTCTCCGGGGTCCTGATGGACGTTTCCAAACG GTTTGGACCGTACGGTAttcccatcaccatgtttcctAGACGGGATGACCAGACTCAGATGTCATTACTGTCACCGTCGGTTGTCAGTGACAACCTGTCTACCAAACAGGATGAGGTCACTGTAAACTCCAccccacctctccctcctcaccAGTGGACCTCGAAACCACCGCCACTGTTCCAGGAGGGGGCACCGTACCCCCCTCCTCTGTTCATCAGGGACACGTACAACCAGGCTTTACCTCAGCCCCCCCCACGCAAGATCAAACGGCCAAAGAGGCGTTACCGCTGTGAGGAGCCAACCTCCATAATGAACGCTATCAAACTCCGCCCTCGCCAGGTGCTCTGCGACAAGTGCAAAGGTGTGGTAGCATCAGGGGGGCATCGAGAAGCACGACGGGGCCCGGTGGATCTGAGGGGTGAAGAGGCATCGCGGCGGCGGAGACCAGCTGAGGGACCGATCTCTTCTGAGGTCAAGCGGCTGCGAAGCGATGACAAGGCAGGACGAACCAGCACTGACAGACGGTCGTCATCAGGGATACGTGtgtcatcatcgtcatcatcatcctcGCGTCGTGTCCTGAGGGGTGTGGCTTCATCTTCATCGTCATCCTCATCTTCGTCCAGCCGCATGCGTCTGAAGCTGAACTCTAAGAAGGTTCTTGCCAAAGGTTCTGCCAGTGATCACTCCAAAGCAAGGCAGGTTCTCAAAAAACTGGCAAGGACCTCGCAGCCACCTCCACTCCCTCGGGCCAAAGACCAGAACCAGGGTCAGACACAAAACCAGGATCGCGCCAAGGCTGTGACCCGAGCTGCTACGCTTCAGAACCACAACCAGAAGGTCCACTTCACCCGCCGCCTGCAGCACCTCAGTGGTGCCACCGTCAGCTCGAGTTCCCACACTGCACTGCCGCCCAGAATGCGCCTCAAACCTCAAAGGTATCGTACCGACGACAGCCAGGTCCCCtgctcatcctcttcctccccacCCAAACAGAGTGCTCACTCATCACCTCCCAAACCTCTAAGCCCCGCACCCACATTGGACCCGGCTGCATCTGTAACTCCACCCCCTCTCTCAGCTACTTTTCCATCGTCACCTTTCTCCTGCACAGTCAGTGTTGCCCTGGGAACACAGGTCCGCTCCTCTGAGGATGGAATGGAGCAGGGAGGGGGAGAAGGTGAGGACCATGTATTGGAGCCTACTCCCCCCTCGTCCTCCTCCCTGGATTCGTCCCCCTCAGAGTGCAGCTCCACAGAGACCTTTGACGTCCCCCCTCCCGGGGACCCACCCTCCACCTCTCCTGCTGCACCCCCTCCTTCCTGTTTGTCAGAGCCTCTTTGCCCCCCAACTTCTTCTCCCAACTCCCCTCCCCACAGAGCTGATGGTGAGGAGATACAGGCTGGCGgcgaggaggaaggaggagaacTGAAGAGGCGTCGTAAGTCttccacatcctcctcctcctcctcgtcttcgTCGTCATCCTCGGTCTTCTCCAAGTCGGTATCCAAGTGTTCACTTCCCGACGGCCGGACCGTGTGCGTTGGCGACATCGTCTGGGCCAAGATCTATGGTTTTCCCTGGTGGCCTGCTCGCGTGCTCGGCATCACCGTGTCTCGGCGAGGCGACACGGGACTGGCAGTGCGGCAGGAGGCACGCGTCTCCTGGTTTGGGTCTCCGACCACTTCCTTCTTGCCGCTTGCCCAGCTGTCGCCCTTCCTGGAAACCTTCCAGTCACGCTTtgacaggaagaggaaagggcCATACCGCCGTGCCATCGCTGAGGCCGCCAGCGCTGCCAAACAGCTGACACCTGAAGTTCGGGCGTTGCTCACACAATTTGAGACGTAG